In the Deferribacter desulfuricans SSM1 genome, ATAGTAACAGCTGGTTTGCCAAGAAAACCAGGGATGAGTAGGGACGATCTTTTAACTACTAATGCTAATATTATTAAGACAGTTGCAGAAAATATTAAGAAATATGCTCCAGACTCACATGTAATAGTTATTTCTAACCCACTTGATGCTATGGTTACTCTTATGAGAGAAGTTACTGGTTTCCCTCACAATAGAGTTTATGGTCAAGCTGGAGTTCTCGACTCTTCACGTTTTGCTTCATTTATAGCATGGGAGCTTGGTTTGTCAGTTAAAGATATTAATGCTCTTGTTCTTGGTGGCCATGGTGATACAATGGTTCCTCTTGTAAGATATGCTAACGTAAATGGTATCCCTGTAATGGAATTATTAGAGCAAAAATATGGTGATGCAGCTAAAGCTAAAGAGGTTATGGATGCGATAGTTGAAAGGACAAGAAAAGCTGGTGGTGAAGTAGTTGCATTGTTGAAAAAAGGTTCAGCATTCTATTCTCCTGCTTCAAGTGCTATTGCTATGGCTGAAGCTGTGTTAAGAGATCAAAAGAGAGTTCTTCCTGTATGTGCTTGGTTAAATGGTGAATATGGTGTTAAAGATATGTACTTAGGTGTTCCAGCTGTGCTTGGAGCAAATGGTGTTGAGAAAGTTATTGAATTATCTCTAAATGAAGAAGAACAAGCTATGCTTGATAACTCAATTAATGCAGTTAAAAAACTTATTGAGGATATGAAGAGACTTGGTTTCTTATAA is a window encoding:
- the mdh gene encoding malate dehydrogenase; the encoded protein is MATFKRPKIALIGGGQIGGVLAQLCALRELGDVVMYDIVEDMPQGKCLDIAEASRVDRFDVEVKGTNDYADIEGADICIVTAGLPRKPGMSRDDLLTTNANIIKTVAENIKKYAPDSHVIVISNPLDAMVTLMREVTGFPHNRVYGQAGVLDSSRFASFIAWELGLSVKDINALVLGGHGDTMVPLVRYANVNGIPVMELLEQKYGDAAKAKEVMDAIVERTRKAGGEVVALLKKGSAFYSPASSAIAMAEAVLRDQKRVLPVCAWLNGEYGVKDMYLGVPAVLGANGVEKVIELSLNEEEQAMLDNSINAVKKLIEDMKRLGFL